One Panicum virgatum strain AP13 chromosome 9K, P.virgatum_v5, whole genome shotgun sequence genomic region harbors:
- the LOC120651998 gene encoding protein argonaute 7-like: MEGEAVAKNEGKVGGGGGGGGGGGGGGVSNGGGGGANGRRRWKGGGGRQHPIIQAYPALLPLPIHASHARRNGAVALPLPPPVLVYLHQPPPPLLFPKAAACYGKPNGVPPQRGPAWRSRKPPPPHAVTAALLPLPHDSELLQHKKCFIHEHRTSDVKTNHVSTHQNSSVDMHGVTIAPRPDGGGVKGNVIPLYANHFLVHFDHGKKIFHYDVDIYPHPSKETARMIKNKLVEENSSVLSGALPAFDGRKNLFSPIEFQQNRLEFFVNLPAAASTRFIAAKECAHMRDKQNHRVFRVNLRLVSKLSGEELNKYLNEEKDGIPLPQDYLHALDVILREGAMENSIPIGRSLYSHSMGEAKEIGGGAVVLRGFFQSLRPTKQGLSLNVDLSLTAFHENIGIIAYLQKRCDFMKDLSQMKTRALAENERREVEKALKNIRVFVCHRETDQRYHVHGLTDETTENLKFQDRSGKDYTVVDYFMEHYNHDIKFRKLPCLQIGKSKPCYVPMELCMVCEGQKFLGKLSDEQTSKMLKMGCQRPSERKGIIKGVVEGAFAARSNSYADQFSLQVSKDMTQLSGRVLLPPKLKLGNGGRIKDITPDRFDRQWNLMDSHVAEGSKIKSWALISFGGSPEHQSFVPKFINQLSSRCEQLGILLNKKTVVSPLFERIQLLNNVGILESKLKRIQEAASGNLQLLICIMEQRHRGYADLKRIAETSIGVVTQCCLYSNLTKLSFQFLANLALKINAKLGGCNIALYNSLPCQIPRIFSDKEPVMFMGADVTHPHPLDDSSPSVVAVVASMNWPSSNKYISRMRSQTHRKEIIEHLDVMAGELLEEFVKEVGKLPSIIIFFRDGVSETQFYKVLTEELQAVRLTCSRYPGYKPSITFVVVQKRHHTRLFHREKNGRSTHYSDQNVPPGTVVDTVITHPREFDFYLCSHWGTKGTSRPTHYRVLWDENNFKSDEMQQLIHNLCYTFARCTKPVSLVPPAYYAHLAAYRGRLYLERSDSSDTSRTTLYRATPLQTAPLPKLRDSVKGLMFYC; encoded by the exons atggagggggaggcggtggccAAGAACGAGGGgaaggtgggcggcggcggcggcggcggcggcggcggcggcggcggaggggttagcaatggcggcggtggcggcgcgaacgggaggaggaggtggaagggcggcggcggcaggcagcaCCCGATCATCCAGGCCTACCCGGCGCTCCTGCCGCTGCCGATACACGCCTCCCACGCGCGTCGCAACGGCGCCGtcgcgctgccgctgccgccgcccgtgcTGGTCTACctgcaccagccgccgccgccgctgctgttccccaaggcggcggcgtgctACGGGAAGCCCAATGGCGTCCCGCCGCAGAGGGGGCCCGCGTGGAGAtcgaggaagccgccgccgccgcacgccgtcaCCGCCGCGCTGCTGCCGCTCCCGCACG ATAGCGAGCTCCTTCAGCACAAAAAGTGTTTCATTCATGAGCACCGAACATCTGACGTGAAAACAAATCATGTGAGCACCCATCAAAATTCATCTGTGGACATGCATGGAGTCACCATTGCACCCAGACCTGACGGGGGTGGAGTTAAGGGAAATGTAATTCCTCTCTATGCAAACCATTTCCTTGTGCATTTTGATCATGGAAAGAAGATTTTTCATTACGATGTTGACATATACCCACACCCTTCGAAAGAAACAGCAAGAATGATCAAGAACAAGCTAGTTGAAGAAAATTCAAGTGTCCTCTCAGGGGCCCTGCCAGCCTTTGATGGCCGCAAGAATCTGTTTAGTCCAATTGAGTTTCAACAGAACAGACTTGAGTTCTTTGTTAATCTTCCAGCAGCTGCATCAACGCGATTTATAGCAGCTAAAGAGTGTGCCCACATGCGTGACAAGCAGAATCATAGGGTTTTCAGGGTGAACCTTCGGTTGGTTTCAAAGCTTAGTGGTGAGGAGTTGAACAAGTACTTGAATGAAGAGAAGGATGGTATTCCTCTTCCTCAAGATTACCTTCATGCATTGGATGTCATCCTGCGGGAAGGTGCTATGGAAAATTCTATTCCCATAGGTCGGTCTTTGTATTCACATTCCATGGGAGAAGCAAAGGAAATTGGTGGTGGGGCTGTTGTATTACGAGGTTTTTTCCAGAGCTTGAGGCCGACAAAGCAAGGTCTTTCCCTCAATGTTGACCTCTCCCTTACAGCATTCCACGAAAACATTGGCATAATTGCATACTTGCAGAAGCGCTGTGACTTCATGAAGGACCTTTCACAGATGAAGACTAGGGCTTTGGCAGAAAATGAGAGGAGGGAGGTAGAgaaagctttgaagaatattCGAGTTTTTGTGTGCCACCGTGAAACTGACCAAAGGTACCATGTGCATGGCTTGACTGATGAGACAACAGAGAACCTCAAGTTTCAAGATCGCAGTGGGAAGGATTATACGGTAGTGGATTACTTCATGGAGCACTACAACCATGATATCAAATTCAGGAAGCTTCCCTGCTTGCAAATTGGTAAGAGCAAGCCGTGCTATGTGCCAATGGAGCTTTGCATGGTTTGTGAGGGCCAAAAGTTTCTTGGCAAGCTCTCAGATGAACAGACCTCCAAGATGCTCAAGATGGGTTGCCAAAGACCCAGTGAAAGAAAGGGAATTATAAAGGGTGTTGTTGAAGGAGCATTTGCTGCTAGAAG CAATTCATATGCTGATCAATTCAGCCTGCAAGTGTCCAAGGACATGACACAGCTCTCAGGGAGGGTTCTCTTGCCACCAAAACTGAAGCTCGGCAATGGAGGGCGCATTAAGGATATAACACCAGACAGATTTGATCGGCAATGGAATTTGATGGACAGCCATGTTGCTGAGGGTTCCAAGATCAAGAGCTGGGCCTTGATAAGCTTTGGTGGCAGCCCAGAGCATCAATCATTTGTTCCAAAGTTTATCAACCAGCTATCAAGCCGATGTGAGCAACTTGGGATTCTACTCAACAAGAAAACTGTCGTTAGCCCTTTGTTTGAGCGGATTCAATTGCTGAACAATGTTGGCATTTTGGAGAGCAAGCTGAAGAGAATTCAGGAAGCCGCCTCGGGCAATTTACAGTTGCTAATCTGTATCATGGAGCAGAGGCATCGGGGCTACGCTGATTTGAAGCGCATTGCAGAAACATCCATTGGTGTTGTGACACAGTGTTGCCTGTACTCCAACTTAACCAAGCTGAGCTTTCAGTTCTTGGCCAATCTAGCACTGAAGATAAATGCAAAGCTCGGTGGCTGCAATATTGCCCTCTACAACAGCTTGCCATGCCAAATTCCTAGAATATTTTCGGACAAGGAGCCAGTGATGTTCATGGGTGCTGATGTGACTCACCCACATCCCCTAGATGACTCGAGTCCATCAGTGGTTGCTGTAGTTGCAAGCATGAATTGGCCTTCATCAAATAAGTACATCTCCAGGATGAGGTCGCAGACGCACCGCAAAGAAATCATTGAGCACCTCGATGTGATGGCTGGTGAACTTCTTGAGGAGTTCGTGAAAGAAGTCGGCAAGCTCCCAAGTATAATCATATTCTTCAGAGACGGTGTGAGTGAGACACAGTTCTACAAGGTACTGACAGAGGAGTTGCAGGCAGTTCGCTTGACATGTTCAAGATACCCAGGCTACAAACCATCGATCACGTTCGTCGTCGTTCAGAAGAGGCATCACACAAGGCTCTTCCACAGGGAGAAGAATGGCCGCTCGACACACTACTCTGACCAGAATGTGCCACCGGGGACAGTGGTCGACACCGTGATCACACACCCAAGGGAGTTCGATTTCTACCTGTGCAGCCATTGGGGCACAAAGGGGACGAGCAGGCCGACACACTACCGAGTTCTGTGGGATGAGAACAACTTCAAGTCCGACGAGATGCAGCAGCTGATACACAATCTTTGCTACACCTTTGCGCGGTGCACCAAGCCGGTCTCTCTCGTCCCACCGGCATACTACGCCCACCTCGCAGCATACAGAGGAAGGCTGTATCTTGAGAGATCGGACTCATCGGACACCAGCCGGACAACTCTGTACAGAGCCACGCCATTGCAGACAGCCCCACTCCCCAAGCTCCGAGATAGTGTTAAGGGGCTCATGTTCTACTGCTGA
- the LOC120651997 gene encoding LON peptidase N-terminal domain and RING finger protein 1-like: protein MASPGAAFAAALAAEDFPLVEGQEGMGMAPDKYREVFDLALRGTRAFRDRRFDEAISFYSKALNLRPGDPIILSNRSLAFCRISQLLRERSSADSEYQPLNGLDPTTHAELALKDAEKIVSNNSNSPRPYLLKAYALILLEHYHEAREALLAGLQVDPLSHVLQTCLSDLDRNTNIAAGARRARLDRTDDFECTLCFKLLYEPVTTPCGHSFCRSCLHQSMDHGNKCPMCRTVLFIGPRTYPISVTLSNIIQRNFPEEYAERRSEHETMTYAGVDLMPLFVMDVVLPCQKMALNIFEPRYRLMVRRIMEGNHRMGMVAIDSATGTVADCGCEVEILECEPLPDGRFYLEVEGSRRFHILRSWDQDGYRVAEVEWLQDIPLPEGSQERRELIELANGASELARAYIRRARETVRTARRTRHLDLESMPGPQDPEKFSFWLVNLISLRPSDRLDLLRLRDTRERISSSIRLLSDAEQGCRVQ, encoded by the exons ATGGCGTCGCCGggcgccgccttcgccgccgcgctcgccgccgaggaCTTCCCGTTG GTGGAGGGCCAGGAGGGGATGGGGATGGCCCCGGACAAGTACCGCGAGGTGTTCGACCTCGCGCTGCGTGGCACGCGCGCCTTCCGGGACCGCCGCTTCGACGAG GCAATATCGTTTTACTCAAAAGCTCTAAATTTGAGACCAGGAGATCCAATTATACTTAGCAACCGGAGTTTGGCTTTCTGTCG GATAAGTCAACTGTTGAGGGAGAGATCATCAGCTGATTCTGAATATCAGCCCTTAAATGGCCTTGATCCTACAACACATGCAGAG TTAGCTCTGAAGGATGCGGAGAAGATTGTATCTAACAACAGTAATTCCCCTAGACCATATCTTCTCAAGGCATATGCGCTAATTCTG CTGGAGCATTACCATGAGGCACGTGAAGCCCTTCTAGCTGGTCTTCAAGTTGATCCCCTCAG CCATGTCTTGCAAACCTGTCTGAGTGATCTGGATAGGAATACAAATATTGCAGCTGGGGCAAGGCGTGCAAGGTTAGATAGGACTGATGATTTCGAGTGCACGTTATGCTTTAAGCTATTGTATGAACCTGTCACTACACCATGTGGGCATTCATTTTGCCGTTCTTGTCTACATCAGTCAATGGATCATG GAAATAAGTGTCCCATGTGTCGGACGGTGCTATTTATCGGTCCAAGAACATACCCTATAAG TGTAACATTGAGCAACATAATTCAGAGAAATTTCCCAGAAGAATATGCTGAGAGGAGATCAGAACATGAGACTATGACATATGCCGGCGTTGATTTGATGCCTCTCTTTGTAATGGATGTTGTACTTCCATGCCAAAAGATGGCACTGAACATATTTGAACCTCGTTACAGACTGATG GTACGGAGGATAATGGAAGGGAACCATCGAATGGGAATG GTCGCTATTGATTCGGCAACGGGTACTGTAGCTGATTGTGGCTGTGAGGTGGAAATTTTGGA GTGTGAACCACTTCCAGATGGGCGCTTTTATTTAGAG GTGGAAGGCTCTCGTCGATTTCATATCTTACGATCATGGGATCAAGATGG ATATAGAGTTGCTGAAGTTGAATGGTTGCAAGATATACCTCTGCCAGAAGGATCACAAGAGAGAAGAGAA CTAATCGAACTTGCCAATGGAGCTTCAGAACTGGCCAGGGCATATATTAGGCGTGCTAGAGAAACCGTACGGACTG CAAGGCGAACAAGACATTTGGATCTTGAGAGCATGCCTGGACCACAGGATCCTGAAAAATTTAGCTTCTGG CTAGTCAACTTGATAAGTTTGAGGCCTTCGGATAGATTAGATCTGTTACGCCTCCGTGACACTCGGGAG AGAATTTCTAGTAGCATCAGGTTGCTAAGTGATGCCGAACAAGGTTGCCGTGTACAGTAA